In the genome of Bacillus sp. S3, one region contains:
- the glcD gene encoding glycolate oxidase subunit GlcD: MLSPEIKEKLLSIVTKENFADSKTERLVYSYDATPNFQSMPDAVVSPRNTQEVSEILKVCNEYKVPIVPRGSGTNLCAGTCPTEGGIVLLFKHMNNILEIDEENLTITVQPGVITLDMIHAIEEKGLFYPPDPSSMKISTIGGNINENSGGLRGLKYGVTRDYVIGLEAVMPNGDIIRTGGKLAKDVAGYDLTRLFVGSEGTLGIITEATLKLIPMPETRKTMLALYQDLNAAAKSVSKIIANKIIPTTLEFLDQPTLQVVEDFAQIGLPTNVQAVLLIEQDGPVEVVESDMKKIADVCKQENAVSIQVAATEEEADALRTARRAALSAVARLKPTTILEDATVPRSEIANMVKAINEITEKYQLTICTFGHAGDGNLHPTCATDARNHEEMERVEKAFAEIFDKAIELGGTITGEHGVGAMKAPYLEWKLKAEGIAAMKAIKQAFDPNNIMNPGKVFAKDSKKRVVVTR, translated from the coding sequence ATGCTTTCACCTGAAATAAAAGAAAAACTGCTATCTATTGTAACCAAGGAAAATTTCGCTGATTCCAAAACAGAACGGTTAGTTTACTCCTATGATGCGACGCCAAACTTTCAATCAATGCCGGATGCTGTCGTCAGCCCGCGCAATACTCAGGAAGTTTCCGAAATCCTGAAGGTTTGTAACGAATATAAGGTGCCGATTGTACCGCGCGGCTCCGGCACCAACCTTTGTGCCGGTACATGCCCAACGGAAGGCGGAATTGTCCTTCTTTTTAAACATATGAACAACATCCTGGAAATTGACGAAGAAAACTTGACAATCACTGTTCAGCCAGGTGTTATCACGCTGGATATGATTCATGCGATCGAGGAAAAGGGGCTGTTTTATCCTCCTGATCCAAGCTCGATGAAGATCTCGACCATTGGCGGCAATATTAATGAGAATTCCGGCGGTTTGCGTGGTCTCAAATATGGCGTGACACGCGATTATGTGATTGGTCTCGAGGCGGTCATGCCAAACGGCGATATTATCCGCACTGGCGGAAAGCTGGCAAAGGATGTTGCCGGTTATGATTTGACAAGGCTGTTTGTCGGTTCAGAAGGAACACTTGGCATTATTACAGAAGCGACTTTGAAACTGATTCCGATGCCGGAAACGCGAAAGACCATGCTTGCACTCTATCAAGACCTTAACGCAGCGGCAAAATCCGTTTCCAAGATTATTGCCAATAAAATCATTCCGACCACCCTTGAGTTCCTAGATCAGCCGACACTACAGGTGGTCGAAGATTTTGCACAAATCGGTCTGCCGACCAATGTTCAAGCGGTGCTGCTAATCGAGCAGGATGGTCCTGTGGAAGTTGTCGAAAGCGATATGAAGAAAATCGCTGACGTGTGCAAACAGGAAAATGCCGTATCCATACAAGTAGCTGCTACAGAGGAAGAAGCTGATGCGTTAAGAACCGCCCGGCGCGCTGCTCTTTCTGCCGTCGCCCGTTTGAAACCGACAACAATATTGGAGGATGCAACCGTGCCAAGGTCGGAAATTGCCAATATGGTGAAAGCGATTAATGAGATTACCGAAAAATATCAACTGACGATTTGTACCTTTGGCCACGCTGGGGACGGAAACCTCCACCCAACGTGTGCAACTGATGCCAGAAATCACGAAGAAATGGAACGCGTTGAAAAGGCGTTTGCGGAAATTTTTGATAAGGCCATTGAGTTAGGCGGAACCATTACCGGGGAACACGGCGTCGGTGCTATGAAGGCCCCGTATCTTGAGTGGAAGCTGAAGGCAGAGGGCATCGCGGCAATGAAAGCGATTAAACAGGCATTTGATCCGAATAACATCATGAATCCAGGGAAAGTTTTTGCCAAAGACAGCAAGAAACGCGTGGTGGTGACAAGATGA
- a CDS encoding (Fe-S)-binding protein — MTTVQEQEKIQEQFKVRMNEDELLNCMRCGFCLPTCPTYIESGYKESHSPRGRIALMKAVVDGMIEPDEDFERSLELCLGCRACEPVCPSGVNYGHLLEDARDIINQNKKHSLPVRVVRKTVFEGLFPHPERMRWTVGMLGFYQRSGVQTLARKIGFLGLLPESLATMEKILPAVPTLKEMKHRPEQLPALTKKVHRVAFFSGCLMDTMFMKTNDATMKLLQLAGCEIVIPKNQTCCGALHGHSGEKTEAKKLAKRNIIAFEELDVDFIITNAGGCGAFLVDYDHLLKDDPDWRERAGAFKGKIKDISEVLATVDFHKKVRLELPAQVITYQDSCHLRNVMKTASAPRELLRAIKGAEYIEMKEADRCCGSAGIYNIVESEMSMVMLDYKMEQAKETHAATIVTANPGCLLQMQLGIEREGLSGKMRAVHIVDLLAEAVK; from the coding sequence ATGACAACGGTACAAGAACAAGAGAAAATCCAAGAACAATTTAAAGTACGGATGAACGAGGATGAATTGTTAAACTGTATGCGCTGCGGCTTTTGTCTGCCCACCTGCCCTACTTATATTGAATCGGGTTATAAGGAATCGCATTCTCCCCGGGGAAGAATTGCGCTTATGAAAGCAGTAGTCGACGGAATGATTGAGCCGGATGAGGATTTTGAGCGCTCGCTTGAATTATGCCTCGGCTGCCGGGCTTGTGAACCTGTTTGCCCTTCCGGAGTCAATTATGGTCATTTATTGGAGGATGCACGGGACATTATAAATCAAAATAAGAAGCATTCCTTACCGGTTAGGGTCGTTAGAAAAACCGTTTTTGAGGGACTATTTCCCCACCCTGAACGGATGCGCTGGACGGTTGGGATGCTTGGTTTCTATCAGCGCTCCGGGGTTCAGACACTTGCCAGAAAAATTGGCTTTTTAGGCCTGCTGCCTGAAAGCTTAGCGACAATGGAAAAAATCCTGCCGGCAGTGCCGACGTTGAAGGAAATGAAACATCGTCCTGAACAGCTGCCGGCTTTGACGAAAAAAGTCCATCGGGTTGCGTTTTTCAGCGGCTGTTTAATGGATACGATGTTCATGAAGACAAACGATGCCACGATGAAGCTGCTGCAGTTAGCGGGGTGCGAGATTGTGATTCCGAAGAATCAAACCTGCTGCGGCGCTTTGCATGGTCACAGCGGTGAAAAAACAGAAGCGAAGAAGCTGGCCAAACGAAATATTATTGCCTTCGAAGAGCTGGACGTTGACTTTATCATAACCAACGCCGGAGGCTGCGGCGCGTTTTTAGTCGATTACGATCATTTGCTCAAGGATGATCCGGATTGGCGCGAGCGGGCGGGGGCATTTAAGGGGAAAATAAAAGACATTTCCGAAGTATTAGCAACGGTTGATTTTCATAAAAAGGTACGGCTTGAGCTTCCGGCGCAAGTGATCACCTATCAGGATTCCTGTCATTTACGAAATGTGATGAAGACAGCGTCGGCGCCAAGGGAATTGCTTAGAGCGATTAAAGGCGCCGAATACATCGAAATGAAAGAGGCCGATCGCTGCTGCGGTTCTGCCGGAATCTATAATATCGTCGAATCTGAAATGTCGATGGTCATGTTGGATTATAAAATGGAGCAGGCAAAGGAAACGCATGCCGCGACCATTGTGACTGCTAATCCCGGGTGTTTGTTACAAATGCAGCTTGGGATTGAACGCGAGGGCTTGTCTGGGAAAATGCGCGCTGTGCATATCGTCGATCTATTGGCAGAAGCGGTGAAATAA
- a CDS encoding Lrp/AsnC family transcriptional regulator translates to MQLSSVEIEILKIIEENHKLPVESIALMALCSEETVRKTIEKLEYEKIIMSYPTLINWSKVEGQENVIAMIDVKVTPKRGVGFDEVAERISRFPEVTSLYLMSGAYDLSITVEGKTMNQIAAFVSEKLSTIENVVSTTTHFMLKKYKHDGVNFNSGNDDKDRRMVVSP, encoded by the coding sequence ATGCAGCTTAGCAGCGTAGAAATTGAGATTTTAAAAATTATTGAAGAGAACCATAAACTGCCGGTAGAATCCATCGCTTTAATGGCTTTATGCAGCGAAGAAACCGTCAGAAAGACGATTGAAAAATTAGAGTACGAAAAAATTATCATGAGTTACCCGACCTTGATTAACTGGAGCAAAGTCGAGGGGCAGGAAAACGTTATTGCCATGATCGATGTGAAGGTTACCCCGAAACGCGGCGTTGGATTCGATGAAGTGGCCGAGAGAATCTCCCGTTTTCCCGAAGTAACATCCCTTTATCTCATGTCCGGTGCTTACGATTTGTCGATTACCGTGGAAGGAAAAACGATGAATCAAATCGCCGCCTTTGTTTCAGAAAAATTATCAACCATTGAAAATGTTGTGTCCACGACTACCCATTTCATGTTGAAGAAGTACAAGCATGATGGCGTCAATTTTAATAGTGGCAATGATGATAAAGACCGCAGAATGGTGGTTTCACCATGA
- a CDS encoding aminotransferase, whose protein sequence is MKHPYEHYLSQTAKELQPSGIRKFFDLAASMEGVISLGVGEPDFITPWSIREATILSLEQGMTAYTANPGLLELREEITNYLVTRFGVQYDPNNQIIVTIGASQAIDLAFRATLNQGDEVLIVEPAFVSYAPLVAMAGGKPVAVSTSPANGFKVTAQQIEAAITNKTKAILLCSPNNPTGSMLTKTDLIEIAEVIQRYDLLVVSDEIYAELSYDEEFCSFASIKGMYERTILVNGFSKGFAMTGWRLGFLAAPKEFYEVMLKIHQYTTMCAPNMLQRGAIEALRNTYDEVESMRNSYRRRRNYVVQTLNQMGLECHTPGGAFYVFPSIRSTGLSSEQFAEELLMQEKVAVVPGHVFGDSGEGYIRCSYATSMEQLQEAMKRIKRFIESKDVSYESQSEKVKTR, encoded by the coding sequence ATGAAACACCCATACGAACACTATCTTTCCCAAACAGCCAAAGAATTGCAGCCTTCCGGAATCAGGAAGTTTTTCGATTTAGCAGCAAGCATGGAGGGCGTCATTTCCTTAGGTGTCGGTGAACCGGATTTCATTACGCCATGGAGTATTCGCGAAGCAACGATTTTATCGTTGGAGCAAGGCATGACCGCTTATACCGCCAATCCTGGCTTACTTGAATTACGCGAAGAAATTACGAACTACCTGGTAACAAGATTTGGCGTTCAGTACGACCCAAATAATCAAATTATTGTGACAATCGGAGCAAGCCAGGCAATTGATCTTGCCTTTCGCGCCACTTTGAATCAAGGCGATGAAGTGCTGATCGTCGAACCAGCCTTCGTCTCATACGCTCCATTGGTAGCAATGGCCGGCGGAAAGCCAGTTGCTGTATCCACTTCACCGGCAAATGGATTTAAAGTAACCGCACAACAAATCGAGGCCGCCATTACCAATAAAACAAAAGCCATTTTGTTGTGTTCGCCTAATAATCCGACTGGCAGTATGTTGACGAAAACGGACCTAATCGAAATTGCCGAAGTCATTCAAAGGTACGATTTACTTGTCGTCTCCGATGAAATTTATGCGGAACTGTCCTATGATGAGGAGTTTTGCAGTTTCGCCTCAATCAAAGGCATGTACGAGCGGACGATATTAGTTAACGGTTTTTCCAAGGGCTTTGCGATGACGGGCTGGCGGCTTGGTTTCCTGGCAGCACCGAAGGAATTTTACGAGGTGATGCTTAAAATACACCAATATACAACGATGTGTGCGCCGAATATGCTCCAGCGCGGTGCCATCGAGGCGCTTCGTAATACGTATGATGAAGTGGAATCAATGCGGAACAGTTATCGCCGCAGACGGAACTATGTGGTTCAGACGCTCAATCAAATGGGGCTTGAATGTCACACCCCCGGGGGCGCCTTTTACGTCTTTCCATCCATTCGCTCTACCGGCCTAAGCTCCGAACAATTTGCTGAGGAACTGTTAATGCAGGAAAAAGTCGCCGTCGTGCCAGGCCATGTATTCGGCGACAGCGGGGAAGGCTATATCCGCTGCTCCTACGCAACCTCGATGGAGCAGCTGCAAGAGGCAATGAAACGAATCAAACGATTTATTGAATCAAAGGACGTTTCTTATGAAAGCCAGTCCGAAAAAGTGAAAACTCGCTGA
- a CDS encoding protease inhibitor I9 family protein codes for MLKKGRLILAGCLLAVMAGALVIFLQDHKEKEKPTRGEVAMTTNIHIDPEIDLNSNDEITVLIHFKTKPAREAVELAKMQGVPLTLEQAERDVKESHQRFQADVKKYLDGGQISYTIKHTYTAAFNGVAIKLPASAIQALLQSAEIEAIYANKEIKNIPPVQPS; via the coding sequence ATGCTGAAAAAAGGGAGGCTTATACTGGCAGGCTGTCTGCTGGCAGTAATGGCAGGCGCCTTGGTTATTTTTCTACAAGACCATAAGGAAAAAGAAAAACCAACGAGGGGGGAAGTGGCTATGACCACAAATATCCATATTGACCCGGAGATTGATTTGAATAGTAACGATGAAATTACTGTCCTCATTCATTTTAAAACAAAACCTGCGAGAGAAGCTGTTGAGCTGGCAAAAATGCAAGGTGTGCCACTAACTCTAGAACAGGCTGAACGAGATGTAAAGGAGAGCCATCAACGATTTCAAGCCGATGTAAAAAAATATTTAGACGGCGGGCAAATTTCCTATACGATCAAGCACACCTATACTGCTGCTTTTAACGGCGTGGCCATAAAGCTGCCTGCTAGTGCCATTCAAGCATTACTGCAATCAGCTGAAATTGAAGCCATCTACGCGAATAAGGAAATCAAGAATATCCCGCCCGTGCAGCCGTCTTAA
- the galE gene encoding UDP-glucose 4-epimerase GalE, translating into MSILVTGGAGYIGSHTCIELLEAGYEIIVLDNYSNSKAESLQRVKEITGKDFPFYEVDLLDRNDVQKVFSENEIEAVIHFAGLKAVGESVSIPLHYYHNNITGTLILCEVMKQFDVKNLVFSSSATVYGMPERVPISEEFPLSATNPYGRTKLMIEEILRDLYVADHGWSIALLRYFNPIGAHESGRIGEDPNGIPNNLMPFITQVAVGKLPELQVFGSDYPTVDGSGVRDYIHVVDLALGHLKALEKVMSANGVEAYNLGTGTGYSVLEIVSAFEKASEVKIPHKIVDRRPGDVAVCYADPEKAKNELGWTASRGIEDMCRDSWKWQKHNPNGYSSCPTPN; encoded by the coding sequence ATGTCTATATTAGTTACAGGCGGGGCCGGTTATATTGGCAGTCATACATGTATTGAATTGTTAGAGGCCGGATATGAAATAATCGTGCTTGATAATTATTCAAATAGTAAAGCGGAATCACTGCAGCGGGTAAAAGAGATTACGGGTAAGGACTTTCCGTTTTATGAAGTAGATTTGCTCGATAGGAATGACGTGCAGAAGGTATTTTCCGAAAATGAAATTGAGGCAGTGATTCATTTTGCCGGTTTAAAGGCGGTCGGTGAATCAGTATCGATTCCTCTTCATTATTATCATAACAACATTACAGGGACGCTCATTCTTTGTGAAGTGATGAAACAATTCGATGTGAAAAACCTTGTCTTTAGTTCATCGGCAACCGTATATGGGATGCCTGAACGGGTACCGATTTCAGAGGAATTCCCGCTGAGCGCCACCAATCCGTATGGACGGACGAAGCTGATGATTGAGGAAATTCTGCGGGATTTATATGTGGCAGATCACGGCTGGAGCATTGCTTTGCTCCGTTACTTTAACCCAATTGGTGCCCATGAAAGCGGGCGGATTGGCGAGGATCCAAACGGGATTCCCAATAATTTAATGCCGTTTATTACCCAAGTAGCCGTGGGAAAATTGCCAGAATTACAAGTGTTCGGCAGTGACTACCCAACCGTAGATGGATCTGGTGTGAGAGACTATATTCATGTTGTCGACCTTGCCCTTGGTCATTTAAAAGCCCTTGAAAAAGTCATGTCTGCAAATGGTGTCGAGGCATACAATCTTGGAACAGGAACAGGTTATAGCGTTTTAGAGATTGTTTCAGCGTTTGAAAAGGCGTCAGAAGTAAAGATTCCGCATAAAATTGTCGACAGAAGGCCAGGAGATGTGGCCGTCTGCTATGCTGACCCGGAAAAAGCAAAAAATGAACTTGGCTGGACTGCATCACGGGGAATTGAAGACATGTGCCGCGATTCCTGGAAGTGGCAGAAACACAATCCGAATGGGTACAGCAGCTGCCCCACACCGAACTAA
- a CDS encoding VanZ family protein, which produces MSLFKKIGAILPWIIVALWMVLIFHLSAQPAVHSNKLSKGVTEVVVEIVKRVTPNSDVSLERFNHIVRKNAHFFIYLMLAIWVFHALIKSKISGLKGWLLALGICILYAITDEIHQIFVPGRGPQAKDVFIDSAGAVVGLSLYQASSMVLKKLKRKRLYPKIFRIRTEK; this is translated from the coding sequence ATGTCATTATTTAAAAAAATTGGTGCTATTTTGCCATGGATTATTGTCGCCCTTTGGATGGTTCTCATCTTTCATCTTTCAGCGCAGCCGGCAGTCCATTCCAATAAGCTTAGTAAGGGAGTAACGGAAGTTGTTGTTGAAATCGTGAAACGCGTAACGCCTAACTCGGATGTAAGCTTGGAGCGGTTCAATCATATTGTCAGGAAAAATGCCCATTTCTTCATTTATTTAATGCTTGCGATTTGGGTCTTTCATGCCTTGATAAAGAGTAAGATTTCCGGATTAAAGGGGTGGCTGCTTGCACTGGGAATCTGTATCCTTTACGCAATTACAGATGAGATTCATCAAATCTTTGTACCGGGCAGGGGTCCGCAGGCAAAGGATGTTTTCATAGACAGCGCGGGCGCGGTGGTTGGGCTCAGTCTCTATCAAGCAAGTTCCATGGTCTTAAAAAAATTAAAGCGTAAACGATTGTATCCAAAGATTTTCAGAATAAGAACAGAAAAATAG
- a CDS encoding DMT family transporter: MKQEGSKSIVMPLTISIIAISFSAIFVKWSDAPASILSMYRMWFASILMIPIVWKNRLEFKKISKKDWGFLFFSGFFLAMHFVLWFGSLKLTTVASSTIILALQPIVSLVGGFLLFKERTTLSALMTMGIAIIGAMMIGWGDFGLSRDAILGDLLSFFSVIAVVGYLLIGQTIVKKVSHWLYSFCVFFFASIVLTIYNVGTGVELVGYPGKEWGIFLLLATVPTVSHVINNWLLNYVNATTISMSILGEPVGSTILAFLLLNERLVSWQIAGGLLVLLGVFFFLSQQHKPIPKVIKESTLTP, from the coding sequence ATGAAACAGGAAGGTTCAAAATCCATTGTAATGCCACTTACCATCTCCATTATTGCCATTTCCTTTTCAGCAATTTTTGTCAAATGGTCGGATGCACCGGCCTCCATTTTGAGTATGTACCGGATGTGGTTTGCCAGCATTTTAATGATACCAATCGTATGGAAAAATCGTTTGGAATTCAAAAAAATAAGTAAAAAGGATTGGGGCTTTTTATTTTTTTCCGGTTTCTTTTTAGCGATGCACTTTGTTCTTTGGTTCGGCTCGTTGAAGTTAACGACGGTCGCAAGTTCCACGATTATTCTAGCTTTGCAGCCGATTGTCTCACTGGTTGGCGGCTTTTTACTTTTTAAAGAACGAACCACCCTTTCCGCATTGATGACGATGGGCATTGCCATCATCGGAGCGATGATGATTGGCTGGGGCGATTTCGGGTTGAGCAGAGATGCTATTTTGGGCGATTTGCTCTCGTTTTTCAGTGTCATCGCGGTGGTTGGCTACTTATTAATCGGGCAAACCATTGTGAAAAAAGTATCGCACTGGCTTTATAGCTTTTGTGTCTTTTTCTTTGCTTCTATTGTACTAACCATCTATAACGTAGGAACAGGGGTTGAGCTTGTCGGCTATCCCGGCAAGGAATGGGGCATCTTCCTGTTACTCGCTACCGTTCCAACCGTCAGCCACGTGATCAATAACTGGCTATTAAACTACGTCAATGCGACAACCATTTCGATGAGTATTTTAGGTGAACCCGTCGGCTCAACGATACTAGCCTTTCTATTACTTAATGAGCGTCTCGTCAGCTGGCAGATTGCCGGCGGCCTCCTCGTCCTGCTCGGCGTCTTCTTCTTCCTAAGCCAGCAGCACAAACCTATACCAAAAGTAATAAAAGAATCGACACTAACCCCCTAG
- a CDS encoding DUF5085 family protein, translating into MNIKRKPVVFHNVIRAAATCKSEEWFASAVELRNAVIKSGLYGTGPIIYQFAGYDPKTDMADYTFYLPVNAPIQLTENAKFQFFPEWKFSDGLVLRHADLEEDLEESYEVLRACADEFRLELQEPFYHIYLDVYGGGIIDIYAPISGGAVR; encoded by the coding sequence ATGAATATTAAACGAAAACCAGTAGTGTTTCATAATGTTATTCGTGCGGCAGCCACCTGCAAATCGGAAGAATGGTTTGCGAGCGCCGTTGAATTAAGAAATGCAGTGATTAAAAGCGGTTTATATGGGACTGGCCCGATTATCTATCAATTTGCGGGTTATGATCCAAAGACCGATATGGCCGATTATACGTTTTACTTGCCGGTAAATGCCCCGATTCAGCTTACGGAAAATGCAAAATTTCAGTTTTTCCCTGAATGGAAGTTTTCGGATGGATTGGTGCTCCGCCACGCTGATTTGGAAGAGGACCTGGAGGAATCCTATGAGGTGCTCCGGGCATGTGCAGATGAATTTCGTTTGGAACTGCAGGAACCCTTTTACCATATTTATTTAGATGTCTATGGAGGCGGAATCATTGATATATATGCACCGATCTCGGGAGGAGCGGTTAGATGA
- a CDS encoding DUF5085 family protein: MINPNDSIRFANVLSRKYRFHYLDMNEALEDFLHDIGSHKGTVRGPLFYSIHNIPSDEVINAEFYMPMEEDWIEPMADMRFHSFYSIENMISLCIAENLEVKTEAAYKLLFEYMKEYSLEQATPIFHVISGDENFQYSFIKIGVI; encoded by the coding sequence ATGATTAATCCAAACGACTCCATCCGCTTCGCCAATGTTCTTTCACGGAAATATCGCTTTCATTATCTCGATATGAATGAGGCACTTGAAGATTTCTTACACGATATCGGTTCCCACAAGGGGACGGTGCGCGGTCCGCTCTTCTACTCGATTCATAATATTCCGTCCGATGAAGTGATCAATGCCGAGTTTTATATGCCCATGGAGGAAGATTGGATTGAGCCTATGGCCGATATGCGTTTCCATAGTTTCTATAGTATTGAAAACATGATATCGCTATGCATCGCCGAAAACCTTGAGGTCAAAACGGAAGCCGCTTATAAGCTGTTATTTGAGTACATGAAAGAGTATAGCTTAGAGCAGGCAACTCCAATTTTCCACGTTATATCCGGGGATGAGAACTTTCAATATTCATTTATCAAGATTGGAGTCATCTGA
- a CDS encoding HD-GYP domain-containing protein: protein MDRKINNWLNNPVYFRWGFFILLLVSSVLYLFQIEPNHLYVFYILASVFLGIGFYQKNTWFLFVLTTAVVVCRLLSGPEPISILSFLILEFTYLLIMMISVGIMKRNQKINDDSLELIFALSKTLDSKDTYTSDHSQNAAWYAVEIAKKMNLPNHVIVAVHQGGLLHDIGKIGIPEHILVKPDKLTAKEYSIIKQHPVIGHEIIKHVTCFNENGVLDLVLYHHERYDGTGYPKGLMGNEIPLAARIMAIADTFDAMTSNRVYRNALSLEQALQEIKKNSGTQFDPFITDVFLSLFDNKQEHGISTYEDSTLEHSVGRKLS, encoded by the coding sequence ATGGATCGAAAAATCAATAATTGGCTCAATAATCCTGTCTATTTTCGCTGGGGATTTTTTATTTTATTGCTCGTAAGTTCTGTTCTCTATTTATTTCAAATCGAACCGAATCATTTATATGTATTTTATATCCTTGCCTCCGTATTTTTAGGGATTGGTTTTTACCAAAAAAACACATGGTTTTTATTCGTTTTAACGACAGCAGTAGTCGTTTGCCGGCTATTAAGCGGCCCGGAACCAATTAGCATTCTGTCTTTTCTTATTCTCGAATTTACCTATCTATTAATCATGATGATTTCAGTTGGCATAATGAAGCGTAATCAAAAAATTAACGATGACAGCCTGGAATTAATTTTTGCCTTATCCAAGACGCTGGATTCAAAAGACACCTACACATCCGATCATTCACAAAATGCCGCTTGGTACGCAGTGGAAATTGCTAAAAAGATGAATTTGCCTAATCATGTCATTGTTGCCGTCCATCAAGGCGGACTATTACACGATATTGGCAAAATCGGAATCCCTGAACATATTCTTGTGAAGCCGGACAAACTAACGGCCAAAGAGTATTCCATTATAAAACAGCATCCCGTCATCGGCCATGAAATCATTAAACACGTGACATGCTTTAACGAAAACGGTGTGCTTGATCTTGTTCTATACCATCATGAAAGATATGATGGCACAGGGTATCCAAAAGGATTAATGGGTAATGAGATTCCATTAGCTGCCCGCATCATGGCGATTGCCGATACCTTTGATGCGATGACATCGAACCGGGTCTATCGAAATGCACTTAGTTTAGAACAAGCGCTTCAAGAAATTAAAAAAAATAGTGGAACACAATTTGACCCTTTTATTACCGATGTGTTCCTCAGTCTTTTTGACAATAAACAGGAACATGGAATTTCCACTTATGAGGACAGCACGTTGGAACATTCCGTGGGTCGGAAATTATCTTAA
- a CDS encoding GGDEF domain-containing protein → MNFKGRIVTFFFVLGINSIYMAYYFIRDGFISWMEYLGLPVLLSLSWWFGKQYDRAKFYSEKDALTGIYNRRFIENIFLKIRMAADRKNHSVAVLFIDINNFKTINDYFGHKEGDKLLRLISGQLERSVQNTDIVARWGGDEFIILSPCNMKKDTTHELVDRMNHHLKMISSTHSEISVSVGTALYPAEGVTLDELLRVADKRMYNMKIRHKA, encoded by the coding sequence GTGAATTTTAAAGGCAGGATTGTGACATTCTTTTTTGTATTAGGGATTAATTCTATTTACATGGCCTATTACTTTATTCGCGATGGTTTCATCAGCTGGATGGAGTATCTCGGATTACCTGTTTTGCTCAGCCTTTCCTGGTGGTTTGGCAAGCAATATGATCGGGCAAAGTTTTACTCAGAAAAAGACGCCCTGACGGGGATTTATAATCGCAGATTTATTGAGAACATTTTTTTAAAAATAAGAATGGCGGCTGATCGGAAGAATCATAGCGTTGCCGTTCTCTTCATCGACATCAATAATTTTAAAACCATTAACGATTATTTCGGACATAAGGAGGGGGATAAGCTGTTAAGGCTGATTTCCGGCCAATTAGAGAGAAGTGTCCAAAACACAGACATTGTTGCCCGTTGGGGTGGAGATGAATTCATCATCCTCTCCCCCTGCAACATGAAAAAGGATACCACCCATGAATTGGTGGATCGAATGAATCATCATCTTAAAATGATCTCGTCCACTCATTCAGAAATCAGCGTTTCAGTCGGCACCGCTTTGTACCCGGCTGAAGGTGTAACACTCGATGAGTTATTACGAGTAGCAGATAAAAGAATGTATAATATGAAAATCCGGCATAAAGCATAA